In Opitutaceae bacterium TAV5, one genomic interval encodes:
- a CDS encoding flagellar hook capping protein — MTVTATTNNNTEATTSGNSSSTARNTSSSLSQADFFALLSVQLQNQDPLNPVDDTQMLAQMAQFSALAQTEELVSQMGYLRADLQMQGASSLIGKEVTVASDGELITGTVEAIAADTDAVYLKIGEYYYNYNAIVEVAQPEPAPAGA; from the coding sequence ATGACCGTCACCGCCACCACCAACAACAACACGGAAGCGACGACCTCCGGGAATTCGTCCTCCACCGCCCGAAACACCTCGAGTTCGCTCAGCCAGGCCGATTTTTTCGCCCTGCTCAGCGTCCAGTTGCAGAACCAGGACCCGCTCAACCCGGTCGACGACACGCAAATGCTGGCCCAGATGGCCCAGTTCAGCGCGCTCGCCCAGACCGAAGAGCTGGTCAGCCAGATGGGTTACCTGCGCGCCGATCTGCAGATGCAGGGTGCGTCCAGCCTCATCGGCAAGGAGGTGACGGTGGCCAGCGACGGCGAGCTGATCACCGGCACGGTCGAGGCGATCGCGGCCGACACCGACGCCGTCTATCTCAAGATCGGCGAGTACTACTACAACTACAACGCGATCGTCGAGGTCGCCCAACCCGAACCCGCCCCCGCCGGCGCCTGA
- the flgG gene encoding flagellar basal body rod protein FlgG (makes up the distal portion of the flagellar basal body rod), translating into MALIGTLTSSVSALSGFTEGLEVIGNNIANVNTTGYKSSSASYSDSFSNTLRAATSVDSSRQTGTGVQLAGISTNFTQGSISTTGVSTDLAISGEGYFMVTDGTHDYVTRDGSFTFTEDGFLVNASGHNVLDSAGNVIQVPDYETARSTSIASDGTITYVDAAGVSNTLAAKIGIAKVGDETRLMKEGNNLYDFSATTATLGSPGDNGTGTLKTYSLELSNVDLTAELTNMITMQRSFQANARIVTISDTILDDIVNMKRS; encoded by the coding sequence ATGGCACTCATCGGCACACTCACCTCCAGCGTCAGCGCCCTCTCCGGTTTCACCGAGGGGCTCGAAGTCATCGGCAACAACATCGCCAACGTCAACACGACCGGCTACAAGAGTTCCAGCGCCAGCTACAGCGACTCGTTCAGCAACACGCTGCGCGCCGCCACCAGCGTCGACTCCTCGCGGCAGACGGGCACCGGCGTGCAACTCGCCGGCATCTCCACCAACTTCACCCAGGGCAGCATCTCCACGACCGGCGTGTCCACCGACCTCGCCATTTCGGGCGAGGGCTATTTTATGGTGACGGACGGCACCCACGACTATGTCACCCGCGACGGCTCCTTCACCTTCACCGAGGACGGCTTTCTGGTGAACGCCAGCGGCCACAACGTGCTCGATTCCGCCGGCAACGTGATCCAGGTGCCGGATTACGAAACCGCCCGGTCGACCAGCATCGCCAGCGACGGCACGATCACCTATGTGGATGCCGCCGGCGTGTCGAACACGCTCGCCGCCAAGATCGGCATCGCCAAGGTCGGCGACGAGACGCGGCTCATGAAGGAGGGCAACAATCTTTACGATTTCAGCGCGACCACCGCCACCCTCGGCAGCCCGGGCGACAATGGCACCGGCACCCTCAAGACCTATTCGCTCGAACTCTCCAACGTCGATCTCACCGCGGAGCTCACCAACATGATCACCATGCAGCGCAGCTTCCAGGCCAACGCCCGCATCGTCACGATTTCGGATACGATCCTCGATGACATCGTGAACATGAAGCGCTCCTGA
- a CDS encoding flagellar basal body protein FliL, with the protein MAAKTDITADTQGSGEPARAGGSLSFRSWLPLLFALVLTPAVTWAVVQYVVMPQLRAGLFPDSSPASSAPVAGEGVKAPGWGSYGGAGRFGEPGAAGAAGSYTFENVIVNLAGTQGTRYLKVTFIVTGSDPELAATCEAKRPQLLDVTLNVLSSLSLADLEEAGARNLLREKLVTAINGAIGKRVAEQIWFSDFVVQ; encoded by the coding sequence ATGGCCGCAAAAACAGACATCACCGCCGACACGCAAGGCTCCGGGGAACCGGCCCGGGCCGGCGGTTCCCTTTCTTTCCGAAGCTGGCTCCCGCTCCTCTTCGCGCTCGTGCTCACGCCGGCCGTCACGTGGGCGGTCGTCCAGTACGTGGTCATGCCGCAACTGCGCGCCGGGCTGTTTCCCGATTCCTCCCCGGCGTCCTCCGCCCCGGTCGCGGGCGAGGGCGTGAAAGCGCCCGGCTGGGGCAGCTATGGCGGCGCGGGCCGGTTCGGCGAACCGGGTGCGGCCGGGGCGGCGGGTTCCTATACCTTCGAGAATGTCATCGTGAATCTCGCCGGCACCCAGGGCACGCGTTACCTCAAGGTGACCTTCATCGTGACAGGGTCCGATCCGGAGCTGGCCGCGACGTGCGAGGCGAAGCGCCCGCAGCTTCTCGACGTGACGCTCAACGTGCTCTCGTCCCTTTCGCTGGCCGACCTCGAGGAGGCGGGCGCCCGCAATCTCCTGCGCGAGAAACTGGTCACCGCGATCAACGGGGCCATCGGCAAACGCGTCGCCGAGCAGATCTGGTTTTCCGATTTTGTCGTGCAGTGA
- a CDS encoding flagellar motor switch protein FliM, translating into MSDEPENTPEPSGALDQSEIDRLLAQTVDADTAGSGGGRAGERPPVFRADGRRTGDDDAATRIEAWDFRSPVFLSEAELRRLRLQHEDFVRALGARLALFLRMECAFRMSRLTTQPYQKFAEALTAPVHICLFRAEPLPGVGLVSISPSLAMTLVDRMLGGRGHSVRAGRHLTEIEIALIEDVLLILLEEWCGQWKSAQEPHPQIVGHESNGCFLQTSARDAVMLVLVLDVKFGDCAEQMQVGVPWYMIEPVLRDLQARRQQHATASPAAPAVAVWKPVYEHITLPVRAEWPVFEASLREIASLRPGDVLELPVGVLDDTRVLLAGTEKFAGTVGVEGDRVAVKINRKLSVSEPAT; encoded by the coding sequence ATGTCCGACGAACCGGAAAACACGCCGGAGCCTTCCGGCGCTCTCGACCAGAGCGAAATCGACCGGCTGCTCGCGCAGACCGTCGACGCCGACACCGCCGGCAGCGGCGGCGGAAGGGCCGGGGAGCGCCCGCCGGTATTTCGCGCCGACGGCAGGCGAACCGGCGATGACGATGCCGCCACGCGCATCGAAGCCTGGGATTTCCGCAGCCCCGTCTTCCTCTCCGAAGCGGAGTTGCGCCGTTTGCGGTTGCAGCATGAGGACTTTGTCCGCGCGCTCGGCGCCCGCCTCGCCCTGTTCCTGCGCATGGAGTGCGCATTCCGGATGTCACGGCTGACGACGCAGCCCTACCAGAAATTCGCCGAAGCGCTGACGGCTCCCGTGCATATCTGCCTGTTCCGGGCGGAGCCGCTGCCCGGCGTGGGCCTGGTGTCGATCAGCCCCTCCCTGGCGATGACGCTGGTGGACCGGATGCTCGGCGGCCGGGGCCACTCGGTGCGCGCCGGCCGGCACCTGACGGAGATCGAGATCGCGTTGATCGAGGACGTGCTCCTGATCCTGCTGGAGGAGTGGTGCGGCCAGTGGAAATCGGCGCAGGAGCCGCATCCGCAGATCGTCGGCCACGAGAGCAACGGCTGTTTCCTGCAAACCTCGGCGCGCGACGCCGTGATGCTCGTGCTCGTGCTGGACGTGAAGTTCGGGGACTGCGCCGAACAGATGCAGGTCGGCGTGCCCTGGTACATGATCGAGCCGGTGCTCCGCGATCTCCAGGCGCGCCGTCAGCAGCATGCGACGGCCTCGCCCGCCGCTCCCGCCGTGGCCGTCTGGAAGCCGGTTTACGAACACATCACGCTGCCGGTGCGCGCCGAGTGGCCGGTATTCGAGGCGTCGTTGCGCGAGATCGCCAGCCTGCGCCCGGGCGACGTGCTCGAGTTGCCGGTCGGCGTTCTCGACGACACGCGCGTGCTCCTCGCGGGCACGGAAAAATTTGCCGGCACCGTCGGCGTCGAAGGCGACCGCGTCGCCGTGAAAATCAACCGCAAGCTCTCCGTATCGGAACCCGCCACATGA
- a CDS encoding flagellar motor switch protein FliN — protein sequence MTTAPATEQKTSEKALDLVLDVKVKVTVQLGSCQLSMREVLALSPGAVVQLGQRATDPVGLYVNDKLVAWGEVVVVEENFGIRITEIAGDKT from the coding sequence ATGACCACCGCTCCCGCCACCGAACAAAAAACATCCGAAAAAGCCCTCGACCTCGTCCTTGACGTGAAGGTGAAGGTCACCGTGCAACTCGGCTCCTGCCAGTTGTCGATGCGCGAGGTGCTGGCGCTGTCGCCGGGCGCCGTCGTGCAACTCGGCCAGCGCGCGACCGATCCGGTCGGCCTCTACGTGAACGACAAACTCGTGGCCTGGGGCGAGGTGGTTGTGGTGGAGGAAAACTTCGGCATCCGGATCACCGAAATCGCGGGCGACAAGACGTGA
- a CDS encoding flagellar biosynthesis protein FliP → MRARGGGALLAFAVLVLVLFVAPALHAQAAAPSSPPAASSPEPWRLAINLEGGEKPGEIGVGLQIVIVMTLLTVAPSLVLLMTCFTRLVIVLGLVRTALGVANAPANQIVIGLSLFLTFFIMGPVFRKANEVALQPYMAGEMRSMDALKAAAEPAKEFMLKQTRTRDLEFFLQLGRFPPTRVQDLPLRVIVPAFVISELQTAFQMGFLLFLPFLVVDLLVSSTLMSLGMMMMPPAIVSLPFKLLLFVLVDGWYLVVRSLVESFNV, encoded by the coding sequence ATGCGCGCCCGGGGGGGAGGGGCGTTGCTGGCGTTTGCCGTGCTGGTCCTGGTGTTGTTCGTCGCGCCGGCGCTTCACGCCCAGGCGGCGGCTCCGTCCTCGCCTCCCGCGGCCTCGTCGCCGGAACCGTGGCGGCTGGCGATCAATCTCGAAGGCGGCGAAAAGCCGGGCGAGATCGGCGTCGGCCTGCAGATCGTCATCGTCATGACGCTGCTGACGGTGGCGCCTTCGCTGGTGTTGCTGATGACGTGTTTCACCCGGCTGGTCATCGTGCTGGGTCTCGTGCGCACGGCGCTCGGCGTGGCCAACGCGCCGGCCAACCAGATCGTCATCGGCCTGTCGCTGTTCCTGACGTTTTTTATCATGGGCCCGGTGTTCCGGAAAGCCAACGAGGTGGCGCTCCAGCCCTACATGGCGGGCGAGATGCGTTCGATGGATGCGCTCAAGGCGGCGGCGGAGCCGGCGAAGGAATTCATGCTGAAGCAGACGCGCACCCGCGATCTCGAGTTTTTCCTGCAACTGGGGCGCTTCCCGCCGACACGCGTGCAAGACCTGCCGTTGCGGGTGATCGTGCCGGCGTTCGTGATCAGCGAATTGCAGACGGCGTTCCAGATGGGATTTTTGTTGTTCCTGCCCTTCCTCGTGGTGGACCTGCTGGTGTCGTCGACCTTGATGTCGCTCGGCATGATGATGATGCCGCCGGCGATCGTTTCGCTGCCTTTCAAGCTCCTGCTCTTCGTGCTGGTGGATGGCTGGTACCTCGTGGTGCGCAGCCTCGTGGAGAGTTTTAACGTCTAG
- a CDS encoding flagellar biosynthesis protein FliQ produces the protein MSSEAAIDLLKQVILFALYIVSPFIGLMLLVGLLTSLAQSVTSIQEQTLTFAPKLLALGLIFILLAPWLLRTLAEFAATCILRMATVASG, from the coding sequence ATGTCCTCCGAAGCCGCCATCGACCTGCTGAAACAGGTGATCCTTTTCGCCCTCTATATCGTGTCGCCGTTCATCGGGCTGATGCTTCTGGTCGGCCTGCTGACGAGCCTGGCGCAATCGGTGACGAGCATCCAGGAGCAGACGCTGACCTTCGCGCCCAAGCTGCTCGCGCTGGGGCTGATCTTCATCCTGCTGGCGCCGTGGCTGCTGCGGACGCTGGCCGAGTTTGCCGCCACGTGTATCCTGCGCATGGCGACGGTGGCCTCCGGCTGA
- a CDS encoding type III secretion protein: MPVEWLLVWTLTGLRALGVVMMLPMPGGQPMPPMLRVACAVMLATLLAGVVTHTALPVLPGWPALAEAAVRETVLGLALGFVGRTVFAGAELAGRLIANELGLMAAPGFDVPTPAQEPLPAFVGGFAALLFFVMGGHEGVLAAFVRSFDLAPAGAARFSLLAGETLAISTASVIEFGVKMAAPFIALNFVVSLAFSILGRAVPRMNVFIVSYPVRTLVGLSVLAGAGGLFGRYLWRAMEMLPWRMLEIVGRN; this comes from the coding sequence ATGCCCGTCGAATGGCTTCTCGTCTGGACGCTGACCGGGCTGCGTGCGCTGGGCGTGGTCATGATGCTGCCGATGCCCGGCGGGCAGCCGATGCCGCCGATGTTGCGGGTGGCCTGTGCGGTGATGCTGGCCACGCTGCTGGCGGGCGTGGTGACGCACACGGCGTTGCCGGTGCTGCCGGGCTGGCCGGCGCTGGCCGAGGCGGCGGTGCGGGAGACGGTGCTGGGACTGGCGCTCGGGTTTGTGGGGCGGACGGTGTTTGCCGGCGCGGAGCTGGCGGGCCGGCTGATCGCCAATGAACTCGGGTTGATGGCCGCGCCGGGTTTCGACGTGCCGACGCCGGCGCAGGAGCCGCTGCCGGCATTTGTCGGGGGTTTTGCCGCGCTGCTGTTTTTTGTGATGGGCGGGCACGAGGGCGTGCTGGCGGCGTTTGTGCGCAGCTTCGATCTCGCGCCGGCGGGCGCGGCGCGGTTCAGCCTGCTGGCGGGGGAGACGCTGGCGATCTCGACGGCGTCGGTGATCGAGTTCGGGGTGAAGATGGCCGCGCCGTTTATCGCGCTGAATTTCGTGGTCTCGCTGGCGTTTTCCATTCTCGGCCGGGCGGTGCCGCGGATGAATGTGTTCATCGTCAGCTATCCGGTGCGCACGCTGGTCGGCCTGTCGGTCCTCGCCGGCGCCGGCGGCCTGTTCGGCCGCTATCTCTGGCGGGCGATGGAAATGCTGCCGTGGCGGATGCTGGAAATAGTCGGACGGAATTGA
- a CDS encoding type III secretion protein, which produces MAEHDQDQKTELPSEKRISEAHERGQFAKSPEIGIVFMLAAAFGALSLAVEDGARSVAEYTAGVFQQLHTTRVEAGSVPVPMMTGALTMAGALAPLLAASIAASLLSGGLQTGFRLTPKAFGFKPERLDPIKGFARVFSKRTLVHGGIDFLKVLVIAFSLWLAARTLLADPLFTAPVETVYLGEFIHRSTMALLARLLLAMGIIAAISYGYEHYKNYRELMMTRQEVKEERRQADGDALVKSAMRRMARRLAQRQMLAAVPTADVVVTNPIHYAVALKYERGVDKAPVVLAKGDRRLAMRIKAIAAGYEVPVVENRPVARLLFATGEVGKPIPSHLYQAVAGILALVYRTHRYYFFRLKSRRAGMGTTA; this is translated from the coding sequence ATGGCAGAACACGACCAGGACCAGAAGACCGAGCTCCCGTCGGAAAAACGGATTTCCGAGGCGCATGAGCGCGGGCAGTTCGCGAAGTCGCCGGAGATCGGGATCGTCTTCATGCTCGCGGCCGCGTTCGGCGCACTCTCGCTGGCCGTCGAGGACGGCGCGCGCAGCGTGGCCGAATACACGGCCGGCGTTTTCCAGCAACTGCACACCACCCGTGTCGAGGCCGGCTCCGTACCCGTGCCGATGATGACCGGGGCGCTCACGATGGCCGGCGCGCTCGCCCCCCTGCTGGCAGCCAGCATCGCGGCCTCGCTGCTCTCGGGCGGATTGCAGACCGGCTTCCGGCTCACCCCGAAGGCCTTTGGGTTCAAGCCGGAACGGCTCGACCCGATCAAGGGATTCGCGCGGGTGTTTTCGAAACGCACCCTCGTCCACGGCGGCATCGATTTCCTGAAGGTGCTCGTCATCGCCTTCAGCCTGTGGCTGGCGGCGCGCACGTTGCTGGCCGACCCGCTGTTCACCGCGCCGGTCGAGACCGTCTACCTCGGCGAATTCATCCACCGCAGCACGATGGCCCTGCTCGCCCGGCTGCTGCTGGCGATGGGGATCATCGCGGCGATCAGCTACGGCTACGAGCACTACAAAAATTACCGCGAACTGATGATGACGCGCCAGGAGGTGAAGGAAGAACGCCGCCAGGCCGACGGCGACGCGCTCGTGAAATCCGCCATGCGCCGCATGGCCCGCCGCCTCGCGCAACGCCAGATGCTCGCCGCCGTGCCGACCGCCGACGTGGTCGTCACCAACCCGATCCACTACGCCGTGGCGCTCAAGTACGAGCGCGGCGTCGACAAGGCGCCCGTTGTCCTCGCCAAGGGCGACCGGCGGCTGGCGATGCGCATCAAGGCCATCGCGGCCGGGTACGAGGTGCCCGTCGTCGAGAACCGGCCGGTGGCCCGTCTGCTTTTCGCCACCGGCGAGGTGGGCAAGCCGATCCCGTCGCACCTTTACCAGGCCGTCGCCGGCATCCTCGCCCTGGTGTATCGCACGCACCGCTACTATTTCTTCCGCCTGAAATCCCGCCGGGCCGGGATGGGAACCACCGCCTGA
- a CDS encoding flagellar biosynthesis protein FlhA, with protein MRRADLIFIAALFGTVLMLIVPVPPFVLDMLIAISLTMSLLVLLVIIYVRDPAEFSGFPTVLLGLTLYRLALNICTTRLILTEAHAGAIIDSFGHFVIQGNYIVGFVVFVILVVINFVVITKGAGRIAEVSARFTLDALPGKQMAIDAELNAGIIDEAAATARRLKVQKEADFYGAMDGASKFVRGDAIAGILITLVNVIGGFAIGVFQMDLSLADSLTKFTLLSIGDGLVTQIPALIVSVAAALLVTRASGDGDLGSQVGGQLLRYPRALQVVGGMLGVFGLIPGMPLLPFAGLGGLLWYVARTLPKFVHEEGAAPVAGGKGGRLAGKAAPGGPEPGKGGAPAGKGNLPEDIRNLIDLDVFAIEVGFGLLPLADQKQNGDLLARITGVRKTLARERGVVVPPISVRDNLELESSAYRFLLRGKTLARGVVQAGRWMAMNVGGSKVALRGTPCKEPVFGIDAVWIDEAERKTAEVNGYTVVDAASVMVTHLSEVLKGVAHHLLGRQDVQTLIDHVKQTHPALVSELLPDLVNLGIIQRVLQNLLREGVPILNLPVILEGIGDYAPVTKNPDELSELVRRRLGLYFTTEYEIRPGVIRAVTMDPRMEQLLLSKVHRSASDVGLALDPLTGRHLLAELSSRTKPMVESGEPPVLLVSAELRLPLRRFVEPSFPRLAVLAFQELPGATEVESAGMVGMPAAGVPAPSGAATAARPAAREGERK; from the coding sequence CTGCGCCGCGCCGACCTGATTTTCATCGCCGCGCTTTTCGGCACCGTGCTGATGCTGATCGTGCCGGTGCCGCCGTTCGTGCTCGACATGCTGATTGCGATCAGCCTCACGATGTCCCTGCTCGTGCTGCTCGTGATCATCTACGTGCGCGATCCGGCGGAGTTTTCCGGATTCCCCACGGTGCTGCTCGGGCTGACGCTCTATCGCCTGGCGCTCAACATCTGCACGACGCGCCTGATCCTGACGGAAGCGCATGCCGGCGCGATCATCGACTCCTTCGGCCATTTTGTCATACAAGGGAACTACATCGTCGGTTTTGTCGTCTTCGTGATCCTCGTGGTGATCAACTTCGTGGTCATCACCAAGGGCGCGGGCCGCATCGCCGAGGTGAGCGCGCGTTTCACGCTCGACGCGCTGCCCGGCAAGCAGATGGCCATCGACGCGGAGCTCAACGCCGGAATCATCGACGAGGCCGCCGCCACCGCCCGCCGGCTCAAGGTCCAGAAAGAGGCCGATTTTTACGGGGCGATGGACGGCGCCTCCAAGTTCGTGCGCGGCGACGCCATCGCCGGCATCCTCATCACGCTGGTCAATGTGATCGGCGGTTTTGCGATCGGCGTTTTCCAGATGGACCTCTCGCTGGCGGACTCGCTGACGAAGTTCACCCTGCTCTCCATCGGCGACGGCCTCGTGACGCAGATCCCGGCGCTGATCGTCTCGGTGGCGGCCGCCCTGCTCGTCACCCGCGCCTCGGGCGACGGAGATCTCGGTTCGCAGGTCGGCGGGCAATTGCTGCGTTATCCGCGCGCGCTCCAGGTCGTGGGCGGGATGCTCGGCGTTTTTGGCCTCATCCCCGGCATGCCGCTGCTGCCGTTCGCCGGTCTGGGCGGGCTGTTGTGGTATGTGGCGCGCACCCTGCCGAAATTTGTGCACGAGGAAGGAGCCGCTCCCGTCGCCGGCGGCAAGGGCGGCCGTCTTGCGGGCAAGGCCGCGCCGGGCGGCCCGGAGCCGGGCAAGGGCGGCGCGCCGGCCGGGAAGGGAAATCTCCCCGAAGACATCCGCAACCTGATCGACCTCGACGTGTTCGCGATCGAGGTGGGTTTCGGGCTCCTGCCGCTGGCCGACCAGAAGCAGAACGGCGACCTGCTGGCGCGCATCACCGGCGTGCGCAAGACGCTGGCGCGCGAGCGCGGCGTGGTCGTGCCGCCGATCTCGGTGCGCGACAACCTGGAACTCGAATCCAGCGCCTACCGGTTCCTGCTGCGCGGCAAGACGCTCGCGCGCGGCGTCGTGCAGGCGGGCCGCTGGATGGCGATGAACGTGGGCGGCAGCAAGGTCGCGCTGCGCGGCACGCCCTGCAAGGAGCCGGTCTTCGGCATCGACGCCGTGTGGATCGACGAGGCGGAGCGCAAGACCGCCGAAGTCAACGGCTACACCGTGGTCGATGCGGCGTCGGTCATGGTCACGCACCTGTCGGAAGTGCTCAAGGGCGTCGCCCACCACCTGCTCGGCCGGCAGGACGTGCAGACGCTGATCGACCACGTGAAGCAGACCCACCCGGCGTTGGTCTCCGAACTGCTCCCCGACCTCGTCAACCTCGGCATCATCCAGCGCGTGCTGCAAAACCTGCTGCGCGAGGGCGTGCCGATCCTGAACCTGCCGGTCATCCTCGAAGGCATCGGCGATTACGCGCCGGTGACAAAAAATCCGGACGAGCTGTCGGAGCTGGTCCGGCGCCGCCTCGGGCTGTACTTTACGACCGAATACGAGATCCGCCCCGGCGTGATCCGGGCGGTGACGATGGACCCGCGGATGGAGCAACTGCTCCTCTCGAAAGTGCATCGCTCGGCGAGCGACGTCGGCCTCGCGCTCGATCCGCTGACGGGCCGGCATCTGCTGGCGGAGCTTTCGTCGCGGACGAAGCCGATGGTCGAATCCGGCGAGCCGCCGGTGCTGCTCGTGAGCGCGGAGCTGCGGTTGCCGTTGCGACGTTTTGTCGAGCCCTCGTTTCCCCGGCTCGCGGTGTTGGCGTTTCAGGAATTGCCGGGCGCGACCGAGGTCGAGAGCGCGGGCATGGTCGGGATGCCGGCGGCGGGGGTGCCGGCTCCGTCCGGAGCGGCGACGGCGGCGAGGCCGGCTGCGCGGGAGGGTGAGCGGAAATGA
- a CDS encoding flagellar GTP-binding protein, which translates to MNGAPAVAAATRRARQGASGGGDAAAPGSFRLVVHSADEAVRTIRREIGADARVLSVRSLPGSGWGRFFGRPQLEVIGEVKRPEIDEMPVSVAPSLAEETPGTAIPEPAPELPPAAAAAGAKEDESDGCGIFPELLRRAERALPARTAFFGLAGSGCTSALCKWIAREVLDRRKGGTVWRVTLDRPVRPSVLDVFCEALRVPLLSWRPGMPEPGDGFLQVDLPPLSIGPENGGNRKLAAWLDRERIAGRVLVLNAACATDSLRAACAAGRTAGATHLVLTHLDEVPHRGRLWECLIESELAPLFLATGPGLSGDMEENVVGTLLRRPGSSAGF; encoded by the coding sequence ATGAACGGCGCGCCGGCAGTCGCGGCGGCAACGCGAAGGGCGCGCCAGGGCGCGTCCGGCGGCGGGGACGCCGCCGCTCCGGGTTCCTTCCGCCTGGTCGTGCATTCGGCGGACGAGGCGGTGCGGACGATCCGCCGGGAGATCGGGGCCGATGCCCGCGTGCTTTCGGTGCGGAGCCTGCCGGGCTCGGGCTGGGGACGGTTTTTCGGACGTCCGCAACTCGAGGTGATCGGCGAGGTGAAACGGCCGGAGATCGACGAAATGCCGGTGTCCGTCGCGCCTTCGCTCGCGGAGGAAACGCCCGGGACGGCGATACCGGAACCGGCGCCGGAACTTCCGCCGGCGGCGGCAGCGGCGGGGGCGAAGGAGGACGAGAGCGACGGGTGCGGCATTTTTCCCGAACTGCTGCGGCGCGCGGAGCGGGCGTTGCCGGCGCGGACGGCGTTTTTCGGCCTGGCGGGCTCGGGCTGCACGTCGGCCTTGTGCAAGTGGATCGCCCGCGAGGTGCTCGATCGCCGGAAAGGCGGCACGGTCTGGCGGGTGACGCTGGACCGGCCGGTGCGGCCGTCGGTCCTCGATGTGTTTTGCGAAGCGCTGCGGGTGCCGTTGCTTTCATGGCGACCGGGCATGCCGGAGCCGGGCGACGGGTTTTTGCAGGTGGACCTGCCGCCGTTGTCGATCGGCCCGGAGAACGGGGGGAACCGGAAACTGGCGGCGTGGCTCGACCGCGAGCGGATCGCCGGCCGCGTGCTCGTGCTCAATGCCGCCTGTGCGACGGATTCGCTGCGCGCGGCCTGCGCGGCGGGGCGCACCGCGGGAGCCACGCATCTGGTGCTCACGCACCTCGACGAGGTGCCGCATCGCGGACGCCTGTGGGAATGTCTGATCGAAAGTGAACTCGCGCCGCTGTTCCTCGCCACCGGGCCGGGGCTGTCGGGCGACATGGAGGAAAACGTGGTCGGCACGCTGCTGCGCCGTCCCGGCTCCTCCGCCGGATTCTGA
- a CDS encoding RNA polymerase subunit sigma-28, whose translation MSLALTEPASVTEEPLAVSAAPAAAAVSTAWRAYQNAAATAPGDDPRDESTLIGRYLPLVRNVVDRIKMNLPAHVEVEDLYSVGVTGLLAAIRRYDPEQGNTFAAYATLRIRGAVLDELRRLDWCPRRARAKARKIRDAINELEQRHGRAVTEDEVSAHLGISRHDYEHWLEESRPVTFVAIDQPVSGEEGDGVSLHEIIPDRNHTLAHERMEKEEVWQLVAQRITELPDIQRRILAMYYFENMRLAEIATVFHLTESRICQIHSQAVLTLRAWILRARNR comes from the coding sequence ATGTCGCTCGCACTCACCGAACCCGCGTCTGTCACCGAAGAGCCGTTGGCCGTGTCCGCCGCCCCGGCCGCCGCTGCCGTTTCCACGGCCTGGCGCGCCTACCAGAACGCTGCCGCCACCGCCCCGGGTGATGACCCGCGCGACGAATCGACGCTCATCGGCCGTTACCTGCCGCTGGTGCGCAATGTCGTCGACCGGATCAAGATGAACCTGCCGGCCCACGTGGAGGTCGAGGACCTGTACAGCGTCGGCGTCACGGGGCTGCTCGCGGCGATCCGGCGTTACGATCCGGAGCAGGGCAACACCTTCGCGGCCTATGCGACGCTGCGCATCCGGGGCGCGGTGCTCGACGAGTTGCGTCGGCTCGACTGGTGTCCGCGCCGGGCGCGGGCCAAGGCGCGCAAGATCCGGGACGCGATCAACGAGCTGGAGCAGCGCCACGGCCGGGCGGTGACGGAGGACGAGGTGAGCGCGCATCTCGGCATCTCGCGGCACGATTACGAGCACTGGCTGGAGGAGTCGCGCCCGGTGACGTTTGTGGCGATCGACCAGCCGGTGTCGGGCGAGGAGGGCGACGGCGTGTCGCTGCACGAGATCATCCCCGACCGCAACCATACGCTGGCGCACGAGCGGATGGAAAAGGAGGAGGTATGGCAACTTGTCGCTCAACGAATCACGGAACTGCCCGATATACAGAGGCGCATCCTCGCCATGTATTATTTCGAAAACATGAGGCTGGCGGAAATCGCCACCGTTTTTCACCTCACGGAGTCGCGCATTTGCCAGATCCATTCCCAGGCCGTGCTGACGTTGCGGGCCTGGATCCTGCGGGCGCGCAACCGCTGA